One genomic region from Geotrypetes seraphini chromosome 13, aGeoSer1.1, whole genome shotgun sequence encodes:
- the CBX1 gene encoding chromobox protein homolog 1, whose protein sequence is MGKKQNKKKVEEVLEEEEEEYVVEKVLDRRVVKGKVEYLLKWKGFSDEDNTWEPEENLDCPDLIAEFLQSQKSAHETEKSDGSKRKADSDNELGEESRPKKKKEEAEKPRGFARGLEPERIIGATDSSGELMFLMKWKNSDEADLVPAKEANMKCPQVVISFYEERLTWHSYPSEEEDKKEEKN, encoded by the exons ATGGGAAAAAAGCAAAATAAGAAGAAAGTGGAGGAGGTactagaggaagaggaagaagagtaTGTGGTGGAGAAAGTCTTGGACCGGCGGGTAGTGAAAGGAAAAGTCGAATATCTTCTAAAATGGAAAGGTTTCTCAGA TGAGGATAACACCTGGGAGCCTGAGGAGAACTTAGACTGTCCAGATCTGATTGCTGAATTCTTACAGTCACAAAAATCTGCACATGAAACAGAGAAATCTGATGGTAGCAAACGTAAAGCAGATTCCGACAATGAGCTAGGTGAAGAAAGCAGgccaaagaagaagaaagaggag GCAGAAAAACCACGTGGTTTCGCCAGAGGTTTAGAGCCAGAAAGGATTATCGGTGCTACCGATTCTAGTGGGGAACTGATGTTCTTGATGAAATG GAAGAATTCTGATGAGGCTGATCTGGTTCCCGCCAAGGAAGCTAACATGAAGTGCCCACAGGTAGTGATCTCTTTTTACGAAGAGAGGCTGACGTGGCATTCCTACCCATCAGAGGAGGAGGACAAGAAAGAGgagaaaaattaa